Part of the Virgibacillus necropolis genome, AATCCTGACCTAAAAAAATATCTTTTAAATCAATTAACGAATCGATTAGAAGCAATAAATCGGAGTGAATCGGAATGACTTTACGTTTTAGTGTATTAGCATCAGGCAGTACGGGGAATGCTTTTTATATAGAATCAGAAAAAGAGCGACTTTTAGTGGATGCTGGATTAAGTGGAAAGCAATTGGAAAAGCTTCTAAGTGAAGTACGTATTGATGCAACAAAATTGACGGGCATATTAGTTACACACGAGCATAGTGATCATATAAAAGGTCTAGGAATCATTGCACGTAAATATAATTTACCGATATATGCAAATGAAAAAACATGGAAAGCGATGGAAGGCTCGATTGGCAAGATTGCATTAGACCAAAAGTTTCATTTTAACATGGAAGAAGTAAAAACATTTAGTGACATCGATATTGAATCATTTGGGGTTTCACATGATGCTGCTGAACCAATGTTTTATACCTTTCATCATGACAATAAAAAGGTTGCACTTGTCACTGACCTTGGTTATGTATCAGAACGTATTAAAAAAACAGTAGAAGATGCAGATGCCTACATATTCGAAGCAAATCATGATGTAGGAATGCTTCGCATGGGACGATATCCATGGAATGTTAAACGTCGCATACTTGGAGATTCTGGTCATGTATCGAATGAAGATTGTGGTTTAGCATTACATGATATTATTGGCAATCGAACAAAACGTATTTATTTGGCACATTTAAGTCAAGATAACAATATGAAAGACCTAGCCCGAATGTCGGTGAGCAATGTTTTAGAAGAGCGTGGCGTTGCAATTAATAAAAGACTGGAGATCTTGGATACGGATCCGAAGAAGGCAACTGACTTGTATGAGGTTGTGTAAGAGGATGTTCAAAAAGCCATCAAATGATAAACGGCGAATTTCTTCGTTACTCAGTTTTTCCGGTCCTCACGTATTAAAAGCATACGTTCCGGTCCTCAAAATCTTCGTGCCTTGAACTTCTTGTTTCTAATTTGCCGACTTTTTGAACAGACACTGTAGTAAGGCTAGGCGCCACGTGTGATGAAAGGGATGATAGGATGGATGATTCCAATAATCAATATCCACCACCAGATAGAAAACGAAAGAAAAGGAAAAACTGGCTTTTCCCTGTACTTATAGGTATTATCATCGGTGTCTTAGTCGTAGTTATCGCAATGCCATCATTATTAAAGTCAAATGCTTTTCCGCAAGCATGGATGAATGATGATCAATCTGAGGACGAGGATGTGAATCAAGAATCTGGAAGCAGTTATGTTAATGTTGATGTGTCAACGCAAATTACGGATGTTGTGGATAAGGTTGCACCAGCAGTTGTTGGCGTTGTTAATATTCAACAACAAATGGATTTTTGGCAACAACAAGAGAGTCAAGCTGGTACAGGATCTGGCGTCATTTATAAAAAAGAGAATGGTAATGGATTTGTAATTACCAACCATCATGTAGTCAGTGGTGCTGATACTGTTGAAATTGTACTATCTGATGACACGCATATTGAAGCAGAAATACTCGGTAGCGATTTGTTCTCAGATTTGGCGGTGTTACGAATTGATGGTAAACATGTAAAGCAAGTCATTCAAATGGGTTCATCGGATAATGTTAAGGTTGGCGAGCCAGCAATCGCAATTGGAAACCCATTAGGTATGATGTTTTCTGGATCGGTCACACAAGGAGTCATCAGTGGAAAGCAACGGACAATCCCACAAGATTTCAACCAAGATGGCCGTGCTGACTGGCAAGCTGAAGTCCTCCAAACCGATGCAGCAATTAACCCTGGTAATAGTGGTGGTGCGTTAATCAATATAAAAGGGCAACTCATTGGGATTAATTCGATGAAAATTAACGAAACAGCTGTTGAAGGAATTGGATTTGCGATTCCGATTGATATCGCAAGGCCACTTGTGAATGAACTTGAAAAACAAGGGGAAATTACCCGACCATATTTAGGTGTTGAAATATACTCTCTTGACGAGGTACCACAAACGGAGTGGGACAGTACGTTAAACCTTCCAAAAGGAGTAAAAGGCGGCGTCTATGTCTGGAGCGTAGAAAGACTTTCACCAGCAGACAATGCAGGGCTTGAACGATTAGATGTAATCACACACGTGGATGGTAAAGAGGTCTTGAATATGATTGATTTACGAAAAATCCTTTATCAGGAAAAAGAAGTAGGAGACGATTTAAAAGTCACCTTCTACCGTGATAGTGAAAAACAAACAGCAACGATAAAGCTTGGCCAACAGCGATAACTTGTTAACCACTTCCATTTGGAGGTGGTTTTCAGCTAACTTTTAAAGTGCGTGGATCGGGGGAATTAAATTTTAAATACGAACATTTGTGCATATGTGTATAAGTTTGTGGATAAGTTCAACTTTCTGAAATTAGCGCATGAAAAAATACAGTGCCATAATTAGAGGCACCGCATTTATAAAGTCAATTATCGAAACTTTTGTCCTCGAACATGGTTCCAAAGTAAAAGTAATAAGACCAACATAACAATATCAAGTCTTGCTGCATAAAGAAATTGGAAGAATCCTTGATCTGTAAGAAAAGGTAGTTTGGTTAGTAAAATTGCTGCAATCATAATAATAATAAGCGGTAGTGACGCTTCTTTCACATAAAATCTACCAGCAATTAGGGCTCCACACACAATTTCTGTAATGGCTACGATCAGTAAAAATGTTTCTGGAAATGGCAAGTCCAAGCTGTTGAAATTTGTTTGAAAGTCATCGAATAACAACTTTACGATTCCAGTAATGATAAACACATAACCGACCGCGTAGCAAATCCATTTTGCCATTGGCATTTTCATACATGAACACCTCCCAGTACTTTTTCTAATGTATATGCAAAGGTTGAGAAAACATTGACAAGTACTTTTCCAAACTAAAATTAAAAACCTTCTTATTGCCATTCGACAGGATTAGACTTATAATTTGCTGTATACATATTGAAAAGGAAGTGCAACACGTGATCCAACGTTTTTTCTCCTATTACAAGCCGCATCGGCGATTATTTATGATAGACTTCGGTTGTGCAGTTATCGTAGCAATACTGGAACTAGCTTTTCCAGTAGCGGTTCAAAAGTTTATTGATAGCTTACTACCATCTGGAAACTGGGACTTAATTGTTCTCGTTAGTATTGGTTTATTACTTGTATATTTACTTAGTACATTTCTTCAATACGTTGTCACCTATTGGGGGCATAAGCTTGGAGTTAATATTGAAACGGACATGCGACAGCATTTGTTCAACCATGTGCAAAAGCAATCGTTTCGTTTTTTTGATAATACAAAAACGGGACATATCATGAGCCGAATTACAAATGATCTATTTGATATCGGTGAGCTTGCCCATCATGGTCCAGAAGATTTTTTCATCGCCATTATGACCTTTGTTGGGGCATTCTGGATTATGTTCACATACAACGCCAAGCTGGCCTTAATTATCCTGTGTGTGGTGCCTATTTTAGTTTGGTTAATCACCTTCAGTAATATCAAAATGAACGCAGCTTGGAAAAAGATGTACATAGACATAGCAGATGTGAATGCACGTGTAGAAGACGCTGTATCAGGTGTACGTGTTGTCCAATCATTCACAAATGAAAAGCATGAAATGGCTCGCTTCACAAAAGATAACTACAGCTTTCGTTCAGCTAAAATCAGTGCCTACAAAGTAATGGCATTTGTACACTCGAACATTTATATGATGATGCGATTAATTGTCCTGATTGTATTAGTTGTAGGTTCATGGCTAACCTTCAACGGCGAGATTTCAAATGGAGACTTGGTTGCATTTATTTTATTCACAAACGTTCTATTCAAACCAATTGAAAAAATTAGTGCGCTGCTCGAGCTATATCCAAAGGGAATGGCTGGGTTTAAACGGTTTACCGATATGCTTGATGTAAGTCCTGAAGTAGTTAATCGCAAGGGAGCTCATGTTGTTGACTTGTTAAAAGGCGATATCAGGTTTAATAACGTCACATTTGGTTACGAAAAAACACAGTCAGCTGTATTACAGGATCTCAGCTTCTCCGTAAAAGCTGGGGAAACCATCGCATTTGTTGGACCATCTGGGGCAGGAAAAACAACAATCTGTTCACTTATCCCGCGTTTTTATGATGTAAATGGTGGCAGTATCAGCATCGATGGAATTGATTTACGCGACATGACGAAGGAATCACTCCGTCATCAAATCGGAATCGTGCAACAGGATGTGTTTTTATTCACCGGAACATTAAGAGAAAATATCGCATACGGGCGACTTGATGCAACAGATGCAGAAATTGAAAAAGCAGCAAAAGATGCCCATATGGAAGAATTTATTAAGGAGCTGCCACATGGTTATGAAACACAAGTCGGAGAGCGTGGTTTGAAGCTATCTGGTGGACAAAAGCAGCGGATCGCCATCGCGCGAATGTTTTTAAAAAATCCACCAATCCTAATCCTAGATGAAGCAACATCAGCACTCGATACAGAAACCGAAATGATTATCCAAAAAGCATTAACCGAACTGGCGAAAGACCGCACAACCCTTATTATTGCGCATCGCTTGGCGACCATCAAGAACGCCGATCGTATTATGGTTGTCACAAAAGAAGGTATCGTAGAACAGGGAAACCATGAAGAACTGATTGAGCGTGATGGAATTTTTGCTAATTTGCATCGAGTGCAGATGCGTTAATTTTCATAAGAAGAATCCAGCTAAATTTTTGGCTGGGTTCTTTTTTTACAAATGATTAAGTTTTATAATAATTTAGTTAGTTAAATGTTAAACTTAGTTAAGTGAAAAGTTTTTGGGGTACTATCTGGAGAACGATCATAAATATGAATAAATACCAGCCTAAAGGATTGTTTTGGCTAAATACTGATAAAACACGAAAAGTCCTGATAAAAGCTCTTAAAATCTCAACACCATATTGGTTATTGCGGAAAAGAGTCAGAAGAAATTTTTCATACATTGAAAGAAGACCTTGAAGATGCCCTTGTGACAGTGGTAGAGAACAATGAAATAGTTTAATCGATAAAGACGGAATGTTGCAAGGATATCTTTATGCAGAAGCGGAACCAGGGTTTGCGGAAGGAAGTGTTGAGTTTTTCGGGGTAAATCCAATAGCACGTGGCGGAGGTCTAGGTTCTGCACTTCTAGCAAAAGGAATACAATGGTTATTTTCTTTTCAGGCTATTGAAGAAATCTCACTTTGTGTAAGCTCTGATAACGAAAAGGCGATTCATCTGTATAAAAAGATTGGTTTTAAAGTTGAACAGGAACTCATTGTGTTTGAAAAAAGTATATAGTCGGTTAATGGATAAAAATATGAAGTGAGGATGTGACAGAAGGGCTGAACGAATTCGAGCATTTATTTAGTCAATTACTGCAAGGTTCTTTCTGGTCTATTTATGCGATCATAGGTTATTTATTTATGCTGGTTTGGTGGGGGTTTTTCCTTAAAAATAATAAGAATCAGCAAAGAACATAGAGTAATCCAAGAAAGGGTTGATTAAATGTTCTATATAATCGTTGGTATTTGTATTGTGGTGGTCATTATTACTTTATTTCTAATAGATAAATACGCTGCTTTTTCTGAGATGATGGGAAGCTTCTCAAATAGTGGCTTTAAAAAACTAATGGTAGGACTTTCTATAGCGGCTGTTTTGTCAATTTCGTATGGGATTTATGCAAAAATCACCTATCAACCACCATTTCTTGACGTTAGTATAAATGGTAGTAGCTATACTATTTTTGGAGATATTGGTGACATCGGTTACTATTCTGATGGGTTAGTAACAGTAAATCAACAGGTGGAAGTTAATTTGGTTTCTTGGGAAGAATTAAACCTGGCGGATGAAGTGGATATGCTTGTAACCTATCCATCTGGAAAAAAGGTTAGTTGGACCTCGAGTGTAACATCGGTAGAAGATGCTTCTATCAATGAAGTTAAGGCGATTTACAAATTATCACCTTATACGTTTGAAGAAGCTGGAAATGTTACAATAACTATTAAAGATAAATCGACTCGTTTTACGATAGATGTAAAAGAATAGGGCGTAATGTATAGTGTATGACAAGCGTTTTAATTTAATGAAACAGTAAGGATGAGAGGAAGCGTATAATTATGGATGAACATACGGAAATAACAATGAAAGAGTTGAATTCTAACGAGGAAATCTTGAATGGATTCGCAGTAATGAAACAATTAAGGACTCATTTAAATGAAACTAAGTATCTCGAACTTGTACGTGAAGCTAGAGAAAAAGATATGTATAGGATGGTTGCTTTATACGAACATAACCAAATAGCGGCGGTTGTTGGTTTTAAACCAATGATCACTTTATACTATGGTCGTTTCGTTTGGGTATGTGATCTAGTTACGGATGAGAGTAAGCGGTCAAATGGTTTTGGTGAAATACTTCTTACATATGTGCATGATTGGGCGAGAGAAAACGATTATGAAAGTGTAGCCCTGTCGTCGGGCTTACAACGCGAAGATGCACATCGTTTTTATGAGGAGAAAATGGATTATAATAGGGTAAGCTATGTGTTTAAAAAACCTTTAAAAGAGTAAAAAACTGCTGTCAGGAGTTGGATAGGTTGTTATTTTTTGTATTCGCGGTTATAGGATTTATTATAGGAGCAGCCATTATTCTATTAACTCGTCAATTCAGGAAAACAAATAAATCGAGGTTAGTAGTATTTTCCCCTTGTATAGTCTCTCTATTAGTTTCTATCTTTCTAATGTATATAGGAAACGTGCAAATAGAAGGCATTGAAGGAGCTGCATATATGCTTCTTTCATTAATTATATTTTCTTTTAGTGCAACTGTATTGTACCTGACTGACAAAAAGTGGACCTAGAGTACATTGGCTGAGAGGAATATTATTGGAAAAATCAACGAAACAAACTTACAATGATTTGGCTAAAACCTACGAAGAAAACATTGATCATGCGAGTTTTTTTCTATTGACCAGCTAGTAGAACCCCGTCCTCAAGGAACAATGAACGAAAAAAGCCCAACTACTTATAAATACTTGATGGAGAACCCGCATTTTTTCATAATCAAAGCTAGAAGTGGAAAGGAACTTGATGAATAAGAGTAATTCTGTAAAGTGGTGGTGGAACGGTGCAAATATTTGACGCAGAAAGAAAGTGGTTCAGCCCTAAATGGATTAAAGTAATAAGCATCATTTTAAAATCTTTTCTCACCTTGGTTATAACAGGAACATTTATATTTTTTTCGATTATGATTTATTTGATCGTTCAAGATTATTTTTACAACGAAAGTGAAGATGAGTTCAATGAGAATGGCAACTTAATTATGAAAATAGACTGATGAGAATAACGAGTTAGTTTTAGTAAGGTAACAACGCCCAAAGCTTAATTTTCAAGCTCGGGCGTTGTTATTTTTCTTTAATTTTCTCAATAAACGCCTCGACGGTTTATATTTATGTGATATAAATTAAATAACTTGGTATCTGATATTGTCATACCATTATTGTTACGTCTTTGTGAAAACAACTTAAAGCCCCCTTTTTATAGACTTAGATTGGGATTTAACACGATTGAGATTACTTATAATCAATCTGATGAATCGGCCCCACTACCGTCTGTAAAAATAACTAAAATAGGGCTGCCAAAGAGTTAGTATTCACTAACATATTGGACAGCCCTTTTACTAATATCATTGACTTATTTTAACTCTGTTAATATTTCTTCTATTTTTGCAAGTTCAGATTGTAAACCGCCACCACTTAAGTACCAAAGTGGACCATCTAAGTATACGATATGATCATTTTGATAGGCAGTTGTTTGTTTAATAATATCATTTTCCAAATCTTGTTTGATATTTGACTTTCCTTCATTTATAGCGGCAGTACGGTCAATTACGAATAATACTTGTGGGTCGAATTCTAAAATTGCTTCGAAACCAAAGTTAGAACCATGACTTGACGATTCAATATCTTCTGCTACTGGCTCGAAACCGTACACGTCATAAATGTAACCAAAGCGAGAGGCTGATGAGTAACCAGATAAACTACCCTCGTTATACAAGGTAGCTAAACTAGTTTCGAAATTTCCAGCTAAAGTATTGATTTCTTTTAATTTCGAATCAAATTCAGCTAGGTATTCTGCAGCCTCAGCTTCTTTACCGAACATTTTAGCAGCGACATCTACAGAAGCTTCAAATGAGTTCCAGTAGTCATCTTGTTGAGTACCAACGAATACTACATTTGGAGTAATTTCCTTTAATTGATCATAGAATGCAGCTTGACGCCCAGAGATAAAGATTACATCAGGCTCTAAAGCAGCAATATCTTCAAGTAATGGTTCCTTTAAAGTACCGATATTTGTATACTCATCAGATGAGTAGTCTTCTAGGTGAGTTGGTAAAGTACTTTTAGGAACCCCAACGATTCCTTCAACACCTAATGCATCTAGTGTATCTAGGAAACCATAATCAAAGACAACAATATTTTCAGGCATAGATTCAAAAGTTACATCTTCAAAAGTATATGATGCACTTCCATCCCTACTTTCTGAAGAAGAAACTGTAGGTGAAACTGTCATTGGATAAGCGGAAGCCGAATTTTGCTCTTCGCTTGCATTAGTTTCATTTGATCCTTCTGTGGTAGGCTCCTCTTCATTACCACAAGCAACAAGCATTAAAATTAAAGCTAACATGGCAATAGTCAACCATTTTTTCATATGTCTTCCTCTCCCTTTTCTATGTATATATTTTGTTAATGATAATCATTCTAATTAATAATGATAATCATTATCAGTGATAACTGCTATGAGTATATAGTATCTAATTATTACTGTCAACACTTTTCTGGAGGTAATTTAAGGTTTATTTGGCAGATAAGAAAGTATAAAATACTTTCTCTCTGCATAAGTGCGGGCCTACAGGATGTAGGTCAGTTCGGTGTTGCGACAGGACGTCGCGGTTTTAACCGAACTTCCCGCCAGTTGTTACCTAAAGGCTTGGCTAAATCCTAGTTTTCTAAAAATGTATGCTTACAATTTGTTATATAAAAGTTTGCGTAAATTTTATTAAATGAAACATCATTTGATGGCGGGTTAAGAACATATAGGGGTGTATAAGCTAGGGGCCCTAGTTTGGTGCTTTCTTTCCATATATCACGCAATCTATGGGATATTGGAAGCTTCACTTACCTGATTCTTATTCGAGTTTTAAATAAAAACCCCTCCTATAAAGTAGGAGGGAAATAAAAGTGATGGATGGAAGTCTAATCTAACTGACTTAGTTTTACAAAAATTCTATTTAGTTATACTGAATTAATTTTCTCTTGACTGCTTTTTATGATATTTCAGTTGCCTTTGTATGTGAATTGAAATATACGCAAATACGACAACCATTCTGTTCTTGAACTGGAATATCCAGATCGTAAATTTCGCGCAGTGCAACCGAATTAATAACTTCATTCGTTGGCCCATTTCTTACCAACTTACCATCTTTCAAAGCAACAATACGATCTGAGTAAACAGAGGCGAAGTTAATATCGTGTAATACAATGACAACCGTTTTACCAAGCTCATTTACAAGCTTGCGTAAAATTTTCATAATTTGAACAGAGTGCTTCATATCTAAGTTATTTAAAGGCTCATCAAGTAATACATAGTCCGTATCTTGTGCAATAACCATCGCAATAAATGCACGTTGTTTCTGCCCACCAGATAATTCATCTAAAAACTGATCTTGCATGTCTATTAAGTTCATATATCCTAATGCTTGATCGACAAAATTCTCGTCTTCAGCTGTAAGACGTCCTTTCGAATATGGATAGCGTCCAAATGCAACAAGCTCACGTATTGTCAAACGAACATTAAGAAAATTGGATTGCTTCAAAATGGAAACGCGCTTCGCAAACTCATTCGACTTCCATTTTTTAACGTTTGTTTGATCAAGTAGTACGTCCCCAGTATCTGAGTCTAGTAATCGACTCACCATGGAAAGTAGTGTGGATTTACCAGCACCATTCGGACCGATAAACGATGTAATTGTTCCAGGCACGATCTCCACTGATACATCTTCTACAACAGACTTTTTACCAAATCGCTTCGTTAGTCCCTTGATTTCAATCATCCTAAAGACCTACTTCCCTTTAATAATAAATAAATAAAGTAAATACCACCGACAAAGTTAATAACAACACTTATCGTCGTACGCAATTCTAAAATATGTTCAACCAGAAATTGGCCACCGACTAATGCAATAATACTAATTAAACTTGCACCTAAAATTAAAACAGAATGCTTATACGCAACTAAAAATTGATAGGATAGATTCGCTACGATTAAGCCCAAGAAGGTAATCGGGCCAACTAATGCTGTTGATGTCGCAATTAAAATCGCTGATAAGATTAAAACATTCATTACCATACGGTCATAGTTGATACCAAGATTAATCGCATTTTCACGACCAAGTGACATAACATCTAGCTTATCCATAATGGTGTAACCGTAAATGAATGAAATAATTAAAATCACAATTGCAATATATAATAGATCTGCATTTACTCTCACAAAGCTTGCGAACAAGAGACTTTGCAAGCTTAAATATTCCACTGGATCAATCAATACTTGTAAAAACGTTACAAAACTTCCCAAAAGCGTTCCTATAATCAACCCAATTAAAAGGAGTAAATATATAGGATACTTATCAGATCGGAATAGGAAGCGGTATAAAATAAGTGCAAATAACACCATTGCAACAAGCGCTGCACCAAAGTTCATATATTTATTTAATACCCAAACTGACATTGACCCTGCAAAGAAGAAAATAACTGTTTGTACAACTTCATACATAGAGTCGAGCCCTATAATAGAAGGGGTTAAAATACGGTTTTGGGTAATCGTATGAAACACAACGGTCGAATATGCAATCGCAATTCCTGTTACGATCATTGCCCCAACTCGAATCATGCGTCTTGGAAATGCATAATCAAAGCCACCTTTTATATCATAAAAACCGTAAAGCAAAATACAAATAATCACTAATACTAGTAAAAAAATCAGCTTCATACCATTACTTCGCATATGCTCTCCCCCTAAAAAGCATTATTAAGAAGATCGCACTGCCAATTACTGCTACTGTTACGTTTACCGGTATCTCAAACGGCTGGATAATGATGCGACCGATAATATCACAAATTAACAAGAATACAACTCCTACTGCCATTGTATGAGGAATTGTTTTACGTATATTATCACCCATATAAATAGATACAATATTAGGTACGATAAGACCTAAGAACGGAATAACACCAACAGTTAGTACGACTGAAGTAGAAATAATCGCAACAAGAGTAAGTCCGATATTAAGTACAAACTTATAGCTTAATCCTACGTTTTTTGCAAAATCCTCACCCATACCAGCAACCGTAAATTTGTTCGCATAAAGGTAAGCTAAAATAATAGCTGGAACACTTACATATAATAGCTCATAGCGCCCTGCAATAATTAACGTGAAGCTACCCATTAACCAGGATGAAAGATTTTGGAGAATGTCTGCCTCATATCCAAAAAATACTGTGATTGATGATAAAATATTTCCATACATAATCCCGATTAACGGAATAAAAATGACATCTTTAAATTTAATACGATCCAATATTTGCATAAAAACCAGGGTTCCAACTAAAGCAAATGCAAAGCTGAAAATAACTTGTTGTGTATAGGTAACATTCGTGAGGAACAGCATCGAAATCATAATTCCTAATTTAGCCGCATCTAATGTACCAGCTGTTGTTGGAGATACAAACTTATTTTGGCTTAAACTTTGCATAATTAAACCCGCTATACTCATTCCTGCCCCAGCTAATATTATCGCTATTAAACGAGGAACTCGACTGATTAAGAAAATTTGTGTTTTATCAGATTCCCAATTTAGTAAGTCGCTAGGCTTAATATCAATCGCCCCGATAAACAGTGATATAAATGACAGGACCACACCTATAATTATTATCATCCATAGTTTCATTTGTAATCTCCATAATTTGTTTATTCTAGTTAGATAAATGATAACGATTATCACTCTTGGATATAAATTCATTAACCATCATTAAGTTATTAATAATAATTATTACCTTCTAACTACTCTAAATAAGAATGATATTCATTATCAATTATATCTCAATTTTTAGTATACCAGAATTATAGGTCGCGTCAATAATAACAGGCTAAACTTTTTCTGACATTTTGTTAACTCATCATGCATAAGGACATAAGGAATTTCTAGTTTGTTACTATCCTTTTCTGTTGCATTAGGCAGCCGAAAATTTGAAGATTTTCATTAAAAAAACTAACATCCACGAATAATCAATCGCAATATGTTAGTTTCTAAAAATTATTTATCAATTTCGCAGCCTTCATCTGTTCCTATTAGTTGTTATGTTGAGTGCCTTAGCTGTAATTACTGCTGCGTGTGGGGATCTGATACAAGTGAAACAAGTGGAAGTGGTTGAAAATGAACTAGTCAAGAAAACAAAAGCCTACAAAAATGACAACATTTTCTACTTAGATCCTAATTATTGGTATTTATTTGGTGGAGGATTAGTTTCTGTTCAGGAAATGGTTACCTTTTTTGTTTGAAAAAATAAGTTATCCACATTTTTTTAGAAATGACATATTCACAGCATAAAAACAGCTTTTCCACATAGTTATCCCCAAAATCCTGTGGATAGGTTGTGTATAAGTGAAAAATTCGCACAATAACCAGCAGTTTTTATTAAACTAACATGTAGATAACTTGAAAAAGACGGAGCGGTTTTTTGAAAACATGCAAAACCATTATTGATTTTAAGAAAGTGGCCGGTAAATGTTTAGCATGACTAAAGTCGATTGACTTTGTGAGCTAGTATAAAATAAAGACATGTCATAAATTGTCGATATTTCCCGGGAAATTATAAGATTATTTCACAAGTTAAATAGTTAGTTTTTCATGTGGGAAATTCTTCTATACGACACCAATCATAGAAATAAAACGATCAATTTCTCCAGAGATACGATTCACACCATCCACATAATAGAAGGTGGAAGCAGTTGCTGGCTTAATTTTTTCTGGTGAATAGATATATATAAGTTTTCCTAAGCCAAGCGTGATTCCTAGTTCAACATGACTGCTTTTCCCTGCAGGAAGTAGCATGATAAAAATATCACTACTTTCTACAGCGTTTTTTTCCTGCTCACCAATTGCGTTCAGTGATTTAGGCTCTATGGCACGTTGATTCATTGTCCAATCGTATGTATGCGTGAACCCTCTTGATAAAAGCTTTTGTGAAACATAACGTACCATATCCTTATTTTCAAAACTGGAGGCAATATAGAAGCGCATGTATATCGAG contains:
- a CDS encoding iron chelate uptake ABC transporter family permease subunit codes for the protein MRSNGMKLIFLLVLVIICILLYGFYDIKGGFDYAFPRRMIRVGAMIVTGIAIAYSTVVFHTITQNRILTPSIIGLDSMYEVVQTVIFFFAGSMSVWVLNKYMNFGAALVAMVLFALILYRFLFRSDKYPIYLLLLIGLIIGTLLGSFVTFLQVLIDPVEYLSLQSLLFASFVRVNADLLYIAIVILIISFIYGYTIMDKLDVMSLGRENAINLGINYDRMVMNVLILSAILIATSTALVGPITFLGLIVANLSYQFLVAYKHSVLILGASLISIIALVGGQFLVEHILELRTTISVVINFVGGIYFIYLLLKGSRSLG
- a CDS encoding TIR domain-containing protein, with translation MRFYIASSFENKDMVRYVSQKLLSRGFTHTYDWTMNQRAIEPKSLNAIGEQEKNAVESSDIFIMLLPAGKSSHVELGITLGLGKLIYIYSPEKIKPATASTFYYVDGVNRISGEIDRFISMIGVV
- a CDS encoding ABC transporter permease; the protein is MKLWMIIIIGVVLSFISLFIGAIDIKPSDLLNWESDKTQIFLISRVPRLIAIILAGAGMSIAGLIMQSLSQNKFVSPTTAGTLDAAKLGIMISMLFLTNVTYTQQVIFSFAFALVGTLVFMQILDRIKFKDVIFIPLIGIMYGNILSSITVFFGYEADILQNLSSWLMGSFTLIIAGRYELLYVSVPAIILAYLYANKFTVAGMGEDFAKNVGLSYKFVLNIGLTLVAIISTSVVLTVGVIPFLGLIVPNIVSIYMGDNIRKTIPHTMAVGVVFLLICDIIGRIIIQPFEIPVNVTVAVIGSAIFLIMLFRGRAYAK